From a single Bacillus pseudomycoides DSM 12442 genomic region:
- the copZ gene encoding copper chaperone CopZ translates to MTVTLNVQGMTCNHCKMAVTNALQELNGVNGVAVELQAGTVAVEYDEAKVNIEQLKDAIEEQGYDIV, encoded by the coding sequence ATGACTGTAACATTGAATGTACAAGGAATGACATGTAATCATTGTAAAATGGCTGTGACAAATGCATTGCAAGAACTAAACGGAGTAAATGGCGTAGCAGTTGAATTGCAAGCGGGCACAGTAGCTGTTGAATATGATGAAGCAAAAGTGAATATAGAGCAGTTAAAAGATGCCATTGAAGAGCAAGGATACGATATTGTATAA
- a CDS encoding RNase A-like domain-containing lipoprotein — translation MKRLWGTFLSSLFAMVLILSGCTGQEQNKANPKENNSTSVEKIKDTILDEMEGPPKNGHTIERHVGKTEDELKKRLQTDKVSAASTYYDKEIATKAVKDSLKQHEQEIEKWLKNSKENRLVLNTKHSFPVGKTVLKRDMSVKDKLMNTVTVLARDKSGALGFKIITSYPSDK, via the coding sequence ATGAAACGATTATGGGGTACTTTCTTGAGTAGCTTGTTTGCAATGGTTCTTATCTTAAGCGGTTGTACGGGACAAGAGCAAAACAAAGCGAACCCGAAAGAAAATAATTCAACATCAGTAGAAAAAATTAAAGATACGATTTTAGATGAAATGGAAGGACCGCCGAAAAATGGCCATACGATAGAACGACATGTTGGGAAAACAGAAGATGAGCTAAAGAAGCGGTTGCAGACAGATAAAGTATCAGCTGCAAGTACATATTATGATAAAGAGATAGCAACAAAAGCTGTAAAAGATAGCTTAAAGCAACATGAGCAGGAAATTGAGAAATGGTTAAAGAACTCCAAAGAAAATCGTCTTGTATTAAATACGAAGCATTCATTTCCTGTTGGAAAAACGGTATTAAAGCGAGATATGAGTGTAAAAGATAAGCTTATGAATACAGTTACCGTTTTGGCGAGAGATAAATCAGGGGCATTAGGATTTAAAATCATTACTTCCTATCCATCAGATAAGTAA
- a CDS encoding VanW family protein, producing MKLRNLLIGSAVTGGILLCAGGIGGYQYVSKLNKQLDINVLPHTTFEGTSLDGKSKKDVQEIIQQKIDESNKKSLNYTFQGNTQAYTWKDLGVEYKETEIVEKIFKEQKGNVINRYKMRKQAENGELKREYKLTPQLNTTTYEAFIKEKYNETLEKPVNAELSVSGTTVNISQSQNGEKVDKDKLKELTAKAITAGTQDIQLPIASIKPERSTEDMQNMGITQVIAEYSTPMAGRNGSQSFNVNKSANTLSGAIVAPDETFSFNERVGITDAAHGYRSAAVFLQGKVVQSAGGGVCQVSSTLYGAALRADLGVVARSNHSMPVHYLPLGQDAAVADYGPDLKFKNNTGKYIYIQAFSNGSSITTRIFGTPTGKNVEVSSKVIGETENKITAVTYKKVTQNGQVISNGQISKSVYKKA from the coding sequence ATGAAGCTACGTAACTTACTGATTGGTTCTGCTGTCACTGGTGGAATATTACTATGTGCAGGTGGGATTGGTGGTTATCAATACGTGTCTAAATTGAATAAACAGCTTGATATAAATGTATTACCACATACTACATTTGAAGGCACTTCTCTTGATGGTAAAAGTAAAAAAGATGTTCAAGAAATTATTCAACAAAAAATTGATGAATCAAACAAAAAATCTCTTAACTATACATTCCAAGGCAATACACAAGCTTATACGTGGAAAGACTTAGGTGTTGAATATAAAGAAACGGAAATTGTCGAAAAGATCTTTAAAGAGCAAAAAGGAAATGTGATAAATCGCTATAAAATGCGAAAACAAGCTGAAAATGGCGAGTTAAAACGTGAATATAAACTAACGCCACAGTTAAATACAACTACTTATGAAGCCTTTATAAAAGAAAAATATAATGAAACCTTAGAGAAACCTGTAAATGCTGAATTAAGTGTTTCCGGAACAACAGTAAATATTAGTCAAAGTCAAAATGGCGAAAAAGTTGATAAAGATAAATTAAAAGAATTAACAGCAAAAGCAATTACTGCTGGTACACAAGATATTCAGCTCCCAATTGCCTCTATAAAGCCCGAACGCTCTACAGAAGATATGCAAAATATGGGGATTACACAAGTGATTGCTGAATATTCTACTCCTATGGCTGGTCGAAACGGGAGCCAATCCTTTAATGTAAACAAATCTGCTAATACTTTAAGCGGAGCAATTGTAGCACCTGATGAAACATTTAGTTTCAATGAACGCGTTGGTATTACAGATGCTGCGCATGGCTATAGATCTGCTGCTGTATTCCTACAAGGAAAAGTTGTCCAGAGCGCCGGTGGTGGGGTTTGCCAAGTGAGTAGTACCCTATATGGGGCAGCATTACGTGCTGATTTAGGAGTTGTTGCTCGTAGTAACCACTCTATGCCTGTTCATTACTTGCCACTTGGTCAAGATGCTGCTGTAGCAGATTATGGCCCAGATTTAAAATTCAAAAATAATACTGGAAAATATATTTACATTCAAGCGTTTTCCAATGGTAGCAGCATAACTACACGTATTTTCGGTACACCTACTGGCAAGAACGTAGAAGTTTCATCAAAAGTAATTGGCGAGACTGAAAATAAAATTACGGCTGTCACATATAAAAAAGTAACACAAAACGGTCAAGTCATCTCAAATGGCCAAATTTCAAAAAGCGTATACAAAAAGGCGTGA
- a CDS encoding LCP family protein: MMKSDVENTNRTSKRRFKKRRLLWFILIPLLIVTIGGGSYSFHIYSKAKSIVNNAYSKLDRGDKSDKREKAVKPMTDNVSVLIMGVDESDLREKSYGKATRTDALLLATINKNDKSVKLVSIPRDSRVYIKSRDKQDKITHAHVFGGVDSTIDTVENFLNVPVDYYVKFNFKSFIKIVDSLGGIDVDVPVEFTEQNSKDEPGAIHLKKGRQHLNGEEALALARTRHIDSDYMRGQRQQLVLEAIAQKALSINSINKISSLLDAVDHDLKTNLTFDDMMTITKSTMGSNLKMDKLQVKGDDKYIGGIYYYIPDEKSVQDISKTLKQHLDVTNKTEHKKL, translated from the coding sequence ATAATGAAATCTGATGTAGAAAACACGAATAGAACCTCAAAGAGGCGATTTAAAAAAAGACGCCTACTATGGTTTATTCTCATTCCATTACTTATTGTAACAATTGGTGGCGGAAGCTATTCCTTCCATATATACAGTAAAGCAAAATCAATTGTAAATAATGCATATTCTAAATTAGATAGAGGAGATAAATCGGATAAACGAGAAAAAGCTGTTAAGCCGATGACGGACAATGTTTCTGTCCTTATTATGGGTGTTGATGAAAGTGACCTCCGTGAAAAATCTTACGGCAAAGCAACGCGTACCGATGCATTATTACTTGCAACAATTAATAAAAATGATAAATCAGTAAAACTTGTTAGTATACCACGTGACTCTCGTGTATATATTAAATCACGTGATAAACAAGATAAGATTACGCATGCTCACGTATTTGGAGGCGTAGATAGTACAATTGATACCGTCGAGAACTTTTTAAATGTTCCTGTTGACTATTATGTTAAATTTAACTTTAAATCCTTTATAAAAATTGTAGATTCCCTTGGTGGCATCGATGTTGATGTTCCTGTTGAATTTACAGAACAAAATAGTAAGGACGAACCAGGTGCAATCCATCTAAAAAAAGGGCGTCAGCATTTAAATGGTGAAGAAGCACTTGCTTTAGCTAGAACTCGTCATATCGACAGCGATTATATGCGTGGTCAGCGTCAGCAACTTGTTTTGGAAGCCATTGCTCAAAAAGCGCTATCCATAAATTCCATTAATAAAATTAGCAGCTTATTAGATGCTGTTGATCATGATTTAAAAACAAACTTAACATTTGATGACATGATGACAATTACAAAGAGCACAATGGGCTCAAATCTAAAGATGGATAAACTCCAAGTAAAAGGTGACGATAAATATATAGGTGGCATCTACTACTACATTCCTGACGAAAAGAGTGTACAGGACATATCTAAAACATTGAAACAACATCTCGATGTTACGAATAAAACTGAACATAAAAAATTATAA
- a CDS encoding NupC/NupG family nucleoside CNT transporter: MKFVTFFLGLAVVFFLAFIASNNKKHIKFKPIFIMLIIQLILTFLLLNTEIGLILVTMISNVFTKLLAYAASGVNFVFGGITNKGEMPFFLNVLLPIVFISVLIGILQHFKILPFCIRWIGLFLSKINGLGKLESYNAVASAIVGQSEVFITVKKQLAQIPKHRLYTLCASAMSTVSMSIVGAYMTMIEPKYVVTALVLNLFSGFIIVLIINPYDVKEEEDILEIKGEKQTFFEMLGEYILDGFRVAIVVGAMLIGFVALISCINDLFHIIFGITFQQLLGYVFSPIAFLIGVPSNEIVAAGSIMATKLVTNEFVAMMDLSKLANSLTPRTVGIISVFLVSFANFSSIGIISGAVKGLNEEQGNVVARFGLKLLYGATLVSILSAIIVSIML, from the coding sequence ATGAAATTTGTTACTTTTTTTCTCGGTCTTGCCGTTGTTTTCTTTCTTGCCTTCATTGCAAGTAACAATAAAAAGCATATCAAATTCAAACCGATTTTCATTATGCTTATAATACAGTTAATTTTAACCTTTTTACTATTAAATACAGAAATCGGCCTCATACTTGTAACCATGATTTCTAATGTATTTACGAAATTATTGGCCTATGCTGCATCTGGGGTAAACTTTGTATTTGGTGGTATTACGAATAAAGGTGAAATGCCCTTCTTCTTAAATGTACTCTTACCAATTGTCTTCATCTCCGTCTTAATTGGTATTTTACAACATTTTAAAATATTACCATTCTGTATTCGTTGGATCGGTTTGTTCCTTAGTAAAATAAATGGGCTCGGAAAGCTTGAATCTTATAATGCTGTCGCTTCTGCCATTGTAGGCCAATCAGAAGTATTCATTACCGTAAAAAAACAGCTTGCGCAAATTCCAAAACATCGTCTCTATACACTATGCGCCTCCGCCATGTCGACCGTATCGATGTCAATCGTCGGTGCTTATATGACAATGATTGAACCAAAATATGTAGTAACTGCTCTTGTCTTAAATTTATTTAGCGGCTTTATTATCGTACTTATTATTAATCCATATGATGTTAAAGAAGAAGAAGATATTTTAGAAATTAAGGGTGAAAAGCAAACCTTTTTTGAGATGCTTGGAGAATACATTCTAGATGGATTTCGTGTTGCTATTGTTGTCGGTGCTATGCTGATTGGATTTGTTGCCTTAATTAGCTGTATCAATGATTTATTCCATATTATTTTTGGAATTACATTTCAGCAATTACTTGGTTATGTTTTCTCTCCTATCGCTTTTCTTATTGGTGTGCCAAGTAACGAAATTGTCGCAGCAGGAAGTATTATGGCTACAAAGCTTGTAACGAATGAATTTGTAGCCATGATGGATCTCAGTAAGCTTGCAAACAGCCTCACTCCTCGTACAGTAGGCATTATTTCAGTTTTTCTTGTATCCTTTGCAAACTTCTCTTCTATAGGAATTATTTCTGGTGCCGTTAAAGGATTAAATGAAGAACAAGGAAATGTCGTTGCTCGCTTCGGTTTAAAACTGTTGTACGGTGCGACACTCGTCAGCATTTTATCTGCAATTATTGTAAGCATTATGCTATAA
- a CDS encoding VOC family protein produces the protein MNISRVHHIAIICSDYEISKNFYVNILGFNVLNEVYREERDSYKLDLCVGGQYQIELFSFPNPPKRQSFPEAAGLRHLAFAVTDIHEAVGHLKRCGIETEPIRVDEITGKQFVFFQDPDCLPLELYED, from the coding sequence ATGAATATATCTAGAGTGCATCATATTGCAATTATTTGTTCTGATTACGAAATATCTAAAAATTTTTATGTTAATATATTGGGATTTAATGTGTTAAATGAAGTTTACAGAGAAGAAAGGGATTCGTATAAATTAGATTTATGTGTAGGAGGACAGTATCAAATTGAGTTATTTTCATTTCCAAATCCTCCAAAGCGGCAAAGTTTTCCTGAAGCAGCTGGTCTTAGACATTTAGCATTTGCAGTTACAGATATACATGAAGCAGTGGGGCATCTAAAGCGATGTGGAATAGAGACAGAGCCAATACGTGTTGATGAAATAACAGGGAAACAGTTTGTGTTTTTTCAAGATCCTGATTGTTTACCATTGGAGTTATATGAGGACTAA
- a CDS encoding hemolysin family protein, giving the protein MEIAKLIMVVILIALTGFFVAVEFAIIKVRSSRIDQLVGEKKRGALAAKKVISNLDEYLSACQLGITITALGLGWLGEPTIKHVLEPLFLKIEFSPAIASTVSFIIAFVVITFLHVVIGELAPKTFAIQKAEQVSLLLSQPLIYFYRIMYPFIWALNGSARLVTGIFGLSPASEHEVAHSEEELRLILSESYKSGEINQAEFKYVNNIFEFDNRLAKEIMVPRTEIVGLYEDEPFETHIKVIGQEKYTRYPVFGEDKDEIIGMVNVKDLFIRYMDGGQNEECSIIPYTRPVIEVLENIPIHDLLLQMQKRRIPLAVLYDEYGGTAGIVTLEDILEEIVGEIRDEYDEDEHPPIEHISETYKIIDGKVLISEVNDLLGLHLFADDVDTIGGWIMMQKQTIIEGDVIETDGWIFKVLEKDVHQIKRVEIKKVEVEDTAIA; this is encoded by the coding sequence TTGGAAATTGCTAAATTAATCATGGTTGTTATTCTTATTGCATTAACTGGTTTTTTTGTGGCGGTTGAATTTGCGATTATAAAAGTGCGTAGTAGTCGCATTGATCAGCTTGTAGGAGAAAAAAAACGTGGCGCACTAGCAGCTAAGAAAGTGATTTCAAATTTAGACGAATATTTATCCGCATGTCAGCTCGGAATTACAATTACAGCTCTAGGACTAGGTTGGTTAGGTGAACCAACGATAAAGCATGTATTAGAGCCGTTATTTTTAAAAATTGAATTTTCACCTGCAATTGCGAGTACTGTTTCTTTTATTATTGCATTTGTCGTTATTACATTTTTACATGTTGTGATTGGAGAGCTAGCACCAAAAACCTTTGCCATTCAAAAAGCGGAGCAAGTAAGTTTGTTGCTATCTCAGCCGCTCATTTATTTTTACCGGATTATGTATCCGTTTATTTGGGCTCTAAATGGCTCAGCTCGTCTCGTGACTGGCATATTTGGATTATCCCCTGCTTCTGAGCATGAAGTTGCACATTCAGAGGAGGAATTAAGACTTATTTTATCGGAGAGCTATAAAAGCGGAGAAATTAATCAGGCGGAATTTAAATATGTAAATAATATTTTTGAATTTGATAATCGGTTAGCAAAAGAAATTATGGTTCCACGCACTGAAATAGTTGGTTTATATGAAGATGAACCGTTCGAAACACATATTAAAGTGATTGGACAAGAAAAGTATACAAGGTATCCTGTATTTGGAGAGGATAAAGATGAGATTATTGGGATGGTTAATGTAAAAGACTTATTTATTCGCTATATGGATGGTGGACAAAACGAAGAATGTTCTATTATTCCGTATACGAGACCTGTTATTGAAGTTTTGGAAAATATCCCAATCCATGACTTGTTACTGCAAATGCAGAAAAGAAGAATTCCCCTTGCCGTTTTATATGATGAATATGGGGGGACGGCGGGAATTGTAACACTTGAAGATATTTTAGAGGAAATAGTTGGTGAAATTCGGGATGAATATGATGAAGATGAACATCCACCCATTGAACATATAAGCGAAACGTATAAAATTATCGATGGAAAAGTACTCATTAGTGAAGTGAATGATTTGCTCGGTTTACATTTGTTTGCTGACGATGTAGATACGATTGGTGGTTGGATTATGATGCAAAAACAGACAATTATTGAAGGCGATGTCATTGAAACGGATGGCTGGATTTTCAAAGTTCTTGAAAAAGATGTGCATCAAATTAAACGAGTAGAAATAAAAAAAGTTGAAGTGGAAGATACAGCAATTGCGTAA
- the aspA gene encoding aspartate ammonia-lyase, which produces MVATKGIRIEKDFLGEKEVPNAAYYGVQTLRAVENFPITGYRIHTSLIKAMAMVKKAAARANMETGYLYANIGEEIAKSAQEIIDGKFHEQFIVDPIQGGAGTSINMNTNEVIANRALERMGHEKGNYAIISPNTHVNMAQSTNDAFPTGIHIAALMMLEELLITMDALHRAFTDKAKEFDHVIKMGRTHLQDAVPIRLGQEFEAYSRVLGRDIKRIKQSRQHLYEVNMGATAVGTGLNANPIYIEQVVKHLRSISGFPLVGAEHLVDATQNTDAYTEVSAALKVCMMNMSKIANDLRIMASGPRVGLAEIQLPARQPGSSIMPGKVNPVMAEVINQVAFQVIGNDHTICLASEAGQLELNVMEPVLVFNLIQSISIMNNAFRVFREYCIKGITANEELLKQYVEKSVGIITAVNPHIGYETASRIAREAIETGKSVRELCLEHGVLTEEELDIILDPYEMTHPEIAGASLLKNKKS; this is translated from the coding sequence ATGGTAGCAACGAAAGGGATACGTATTGAAAAAGATTTTTTAGGAGAAAAGGAAGTACCAAATGCAGCTTACTATGGTGTTCAAACATTACGAGCAGTAGAAAATTTTCCGATTACAGGATATCGTATTCATACGTCATTAATTAAAGCAATGGCAATGGTTAAAAAAGCTGCAGCACGTGCAAATATGGAAACAGGTTATTTGTACGCAAATATTGGGGAAGAAATTGCAAAATCGGCTCAGGAAATTATTGATGGGAAGTTTCATGAGCAGTTCATTGTAGACCCAATTCAGGGCGGGGCAGGGACTTCTATTAATATGAATACAAATGAGGTTATTGCAAACCGTGCACTTGAGAGAATGGGGCATGAAAAAGGAAACTATGCAATCATTAGCCCGAATACACATGTGAACATGGCGCAATCAACAAATGATGCGTTCCCAACAGGAATTCATATTGCGGCGCTTATGATGCTAGAAGAACTTCTTATTACAATGGATGCACTTCATCGTGCATTTACCGATAAAGCAAAAGAATTTGATCATGTGATAAAAATGGGGCGTACACATCTGCAAGATGCAGTTCCAATTCGTCTTGGGCAAGAATTTGAAGCATATAGCCGAGTGCTTGGGCGTGATATAAAACGCATTAAGCAGTCTCGTCAACATTTGTATGAAGTGAATATGGGCGCAACGGCTGTTGGGACCGGATTAAATGCAAATCCAATTTATATTGAGCAAGTTGTAAAGCATTTACGCAGTATTAGCGGATTTCCACTAGTTGGTGCAGAACATTTAGTGGATGCAACGCAAAACACAGATGCGTATACAGAAGTATCAGCAGCACTAAAAGTATGTATGATGAATATGTCTAAAATTGCAAATGACTTGCGCATTATGGCATCTGGCCCACGTGTCGGATTGGCTGAAATTCAATTACCAGCTCGTCAACCAGGATCATCTATTATGCCAGGAAAAGTAAATCCAGTTATGGCAGAAGTAATTAATCAAGTGGCCTTCCAAGTTATTGGAAATGACCATACAATATGTTTAGCATCAGAAGCAGGACAATTAGAACTAAATGTAATGGAGCCGGTGTTAGTATTTAATTTAATTCAATCCATTAGTATTATGAATAATGCATTCCGCGTATTTCGTGAGTATTGTATTAAAGGTATTACTGCAAATGAAGAATTGTTAAAACAATATGTCGAGAAAAGCGTTGGGATTATTACAGCGGTGAATCCTCATATTGGATATGAGACGGCATCTCGCATTGCTCGCGAAGCGATTGAAACAGGTAAATCTGTTCGTGAGCTTTGCTTAGAGCATGGTGTGTTAACAGAAGAGGAACTTGATATTATTTTGGATCCATATGAAATGACACATCCCGAAATTGCTGGTGCGTCGCTATTGAAGAATAAAAAATCCTGA
- a CDS encoding lactate permease LctP family transporter, translated as MNTWTQIYDPLNNIWLSALVAALPILFFVLCLTVFKIKGYLSGLYSVILAIILSIFVYKMPATMAVSSAAFGVAAGFYPICTIVIAAIFLYKLTVKTEQFNVIRDSISSITNDRRLQVLLIAYSFGAFLEGAAGFGVPVAITAALLVGMGFNPLKAAGICLVANIAGGAMGAMGIPVTVPAQLTQIDALTVGRQTVTLLPFISFVLPFLLVAMVDGFKGIKETWQGILVSGGSFAITQFVVTYYLGAELTDIFAAVVSMVALALFLRVWQPKSSAQTEEQVEKHSYTMKQILYAWSPFAFLTAFVTIFNLKAIKSLFAPNGALANLVFNIQIPGLHNHVIKTTPIVNADTPFAAIFKLDVFSSTTTAIVLAIIVSLLVYRAKGQLVKELTIETLKELKAPIYTICSVIALAYVTNYSGMSSTLGLALSSTGKAFPILSPILGWIGVFLTGSVVSSGSLFAPLQAVTAAQLDIVPSTLVALNVVGGTMAKMVSPQSVAVACAAVGLVGKESVLFKTAMKYSLIFLVIISLLQLNSIFNIF; from the coding sequence ATGAATACTTGGACACAAATTTATGACCCGTTGAACAACATTTGGTTATCAGCACTTGTCGCTGCTCTTCCAATCTTATTCTTTGTTCTTTGTTTAACAGTATTTAAGATCAAAGGATATTTATCAGGACTTTATAGCGTAATTTTAGCAATCATTCTTTCCATATTCGTTTACAAAATGCCTGCAACTATGGCTGTATCATCAGCTGCATTTGGTGTAGCAGCTGGATTTTATCCAATTTGTACAATTGTTATTGCAGCTATTTTCCTTTACAAATTAACAGTAAAAACTGAACAATTTAATGTCATTCGCGACAGTATTTCAAGTATTACAAATGACCGTCGCCTTCAAGTGTTATTAATCGCTTATTCTTTCGGTGCTTTCTTAGAAGGTGCAGCTGGATTTGGTGTACCAGTTGCAATTACAGCAGCATTACTTGTAGGTATGGGATTTAACCCATTAAAAGCAGCAGGTATTTGTTTAGTTGCAAATATTGCTGGTGGAGCAATGGGAGCAATGGGTATTCCAGTTACAGTACCTGCTCAATTAACACAAATAGATGCCTTAACTGTCGGTCGTCAAACTGTAACATTATTACCTTTCATTAGCTTTGTATTACCATTCTTACTTGTTGCAATGGTAGATGGCTTTAAAGGAATTAAAGAAACTTGGCAAGGTATCCTTGTAAGTGGTGGTTCCTTCGCTATTACTCAATTCGTTGTAACATACTACCTTGGCGCAGAATTAACTGATATTTTCGCTGCAGTTGTCAGCATGGTTGCACTTGCATTATTCCTACGTGTATGGCAACCAAAATCTTCAGCTCAAACTGAAGAACAAGTAGAAAAACATAGCTACACAATGAAACAAATTTTATACGCTTGGTCACCATTTGCATTCTTAACTGCATTCGTAACAATTTTCAATTTAAAAGCAATCAAAAGTTTATTCGCTCCAAACGGTGCGTTAGCAAACTTAGTATTTAATATCCAGATTCCTGGTTTACACAATCACGTTATTAAAACAACACCAATTGTAAATGCGGATACACCATTTGCAGCAATCTTCAAGCTAGATGTATTTTCATCTACAACTACTGCAATTGTACTAGCAATTATCGTATCTTTACTCGTATATCGCGCAAAAGGCCAATTGGTTAAAGAACTAACTATTGAAACATTAAAAGAGTTGAAAGCTCCAATTTATACAATTTGTAGTGTAATTGCATTAGCATATGTAACAAACTACTCTGGTATGTCTTCTACTCTTGGACTAGCTTTATCATCTACTGGTAAGGCCTTCCCAATCTTATCTCCAATCTTAGGTTGGATTGGCGTATTCTTAACTGGCTCTGTAGTATCAAGTGGTTCACTATTTGCACCACTTCAAGCAGTAACTGCAGCACAATTAGATATCGTACCTTCTACACTTGTTGCTTTAAACGTAGTCGGCGGGACAATGGCAAAAATGGTATCACCACAATCTGTAGCAGTTGCTTGTGCGGCAGTTGGACTAGTCGGTAAAGAATCTGTCCTATTTAAAACAGCAATGAAATATAGTTTGATTTTCTTAGTCATAATTAGTTTACTTCAACTTAACTCTATATTTAATATCTTTTAA
- a CDS encoding ArsR/SmtB family transcription factor yields MNQNQFDCRISEEDVQMLRALAHPLRLRLVMELMGRGTCNVTQLQEVLEIPQSTVSQHLTKLKQNKVVRFERRGLEVYYQVHNEKVSEVVKTLFS; encoded by the coding sequence ATGAATCAAAATCAATTTGATTGTCGTATTTCAGAAGAGGATGTACAAATGCTACGAGCGTTAGCTCACCCGCTCCGTCTTCGCCTTGTAATGGAGCTTATGGGGCGTGGAACTTGTAACGTAACACAATTGCAGGAAGTATTAGAAATTCCGCAATCTACTGTTTCACAGCATTTAACGAAATTAAAGCAGAATAAAGTTGTTCGTTTTGAAAGACGCGGCTTAGAAGTATATTATCAAGTGCATAATGAGAAAGTAAGTGAAGTTGTAAAGACATTATTTTCATAA
- a CDS encoding acid-soluble spore protein H — translation MDVKRVKQILSSSSRIDVTYHGVPVWIESCDEGSGVANVHDVKSPNETVQVDVTALEEQ, via the coding sequence ATGGATGTAAAGCGCGTAAAACAAATTTTATCATCTTCGAGTAGAATCGATGTAACTTATCATGGTGTACCGGTTTGGATTGAAAGTTGTGATGAGGGAAGTGGAGTTGCGAATGTACATGATGTGAAATCACCAAATGAAACAGTACAAGTAGATGTTACAGCGTTAGAAGAGCAATAA